From the Nonlabens marinus S1-08 genome, one window contains:
- a CDS encoding DUF6268 family outer membrane beta-barrel protein — MIKKLFICLMVFAFAKANSQGTDLFRAEYTYFPQRDSDNSFRRFRTFFNVPLKINEGTYIVPYFEYRNVHLLIRDEEQFFTQFGTDRYESYEAALGITFPMKNDWRFGSRVGALFASNFDSGSIESGDTFFSGSVYFIKDKRDNPNGKPWRLVVGVQYSTRVGRPFPLPYLNYYREFAPKWSYSLGAPKMNLKYNFDEKNSMQTYLRLDGFYANIQNDAITELGAVADNVSMTTLVAGLGYEHNFTKHLSIYGYVGYSLINDIRLRNDDGDDVKTVNDSNTFYSRAGIKFSL, encoded by the coding sequence ATGATTAAGAAATTATTTATTTGTTTGATGGTTTTCGCTTTCGCGAAAGCGAACTCCCAAGGAACTGATCTTTTTAGGGCAGAATATACCTATTTCCCCCAAAGAGATTCTGATAACAGCTTCAGAAGGTTTAGAACTTTTTTTAATGTACCGTTGAAAATCAATGAAGGAACCTATATCGTTCCATACTTTGAATATAGAAATGTGCATTTATTAATCAGGGATGAAGAGCAATTCTTTACACAGTTTGGAACGGACCGTTACGAGAGTTACGAGGCGGCACTAGGTATTACCTTTCCCATGAAAAATGACTGGCGTTTTGGTAGTAGGGTAGGTGCTTTATTTGCTTCAAATTTTGATTCTGGCAGCATTGAATCAGGTGATACGTTTTTTTCAGGATCTGTTTATTTTATTAAAGATAAAAGGGATAATCCCAATGGTAAACCTTGGCGATTAGTTGTAGGTGTGCAATATTCAACAAGAGTGGGACGCCCATTCCCATTGCCTTACCTGAATTATTACAGAGAATTTGCACCTAAGTGGAGTTACTCTTTAGGTGCTCCCAAAATGAACTTGAAATACAATTTTGATGAAAAAAATAGCATGCAGACGTATTTGCGTCTAGACGGTTTTTACGCAAATATTCAAAACGATGCTATTACAGAACTGGGCGCGGTAGCAGACAATGTCAGTATGACCACCCTTGTCGCTGGTTTAGGATATGAACATAACTTTACAAAACACTTATCCATATATGGTTATGTAGGCTACTCGCTTATCAATGACATACGATTACGCAATGATGATGGTGATGATGTAAAAACGGTAAATGACTCGAATACCTTTTATTCTCGAGCAGGCATAAAATTTTCTTTATAA
- a CDS encoding ABC transporter ATP-binding protein, producing the protein MEYALEALNISKSYGNFTALNQVTIQVPKGSIYGLLGPNGAGKTSLIRIINQITAPDSGMVKLNTEPLEPRHISHIGYMPEERGLYKSMKVGEQCIYLARLKGMGKAEAKEKLLYWFERLGMQGWWNKKLQELSKGMAQKVQFIVTVLHEPDLLIFDEPFSGFDPVNADLIKDEILRLRDQGATIIFSTHRMESVEEMCDYIALINKSKVVLQGKLNDVRQRYRNRTYAVSLICDTREAAIRELEKTVSVVPAEFKGLDNSTDMTIQIPEDISVPQVLQQLTSLGELTHFSEVIPSVNQIFIQTVRQDG; encoded by the coding sequence ATGGAATATGCTCTAGAAGCCCTAAACATTTCTAAATCTTACGGAAACTTTACGGCGCTCAATCAAGTGACCATTCAAGTCCCTAAAGGCAGCATCTATGGTTTACTAGGACCTAATGGTGCCGGTAAAACCTCTTTAATACGTATTATCAATCAAATTACTGCTCCAGATTCTGGAATGGTAAAACTGAATACTGAGCCTTTAGAACCGCGGCATATATCACATATAGGGTACATGCCAGAAGAAAGAGGCTTGTATAAGTCAATGAAAGTAGGAGAGCAATGCATTTACCTAGCACGTTTAAAAGGTATGGGAAAGGCAGAAGCTAAAGAGAAGCTGCTGTACTGGTTTGAACGATTAGGAATGCAAGGCTGGTGGAATAAAAAACTGCAAGAGCTTTCTAAAGGTATGGCGCAAAAGGTTCAATTTATTGTGACCGTATTGCATGAGCCTGATTTGTTAATTTTTGATGAACCATTTTCAGGATTCGATCCCGTAAATGCTGATCTTATTAAAGACGAAATTTTAAGACTGCGCGATCAAGGAGCCACTATAATTTTTTCCACTCACCGTATGGAAAGTGTAGAGGAAATGTGTGATTATATCGCATTGATCAATAAATCTAAAGTAGTGCTACAAGGCAAATTAAATGATGTAAGACAACGGTATAGAAATCGCACCTATGCTGTTTCTCTAATTTGTGATACTAGAGAAGCTGCAATTCGTGAATTAGAGAAAACTGTCTCTGTCGTGCCAGCCGAATTTAAAGGATTGGATAACTCCACAGACATGACTATTCAGATTCCAGAGGATATAAGTGTTCCGCAAGTGTTACAGCAACTCACCAGTTTAGGAGAATTAACTCACTTTAGTGAGGTTATTCCTAGCGTCAATCAAATATTCATTCAAACCGTAAGACAAGATGGATAA
- the dnaJ gene encoding molecular chaperone DnaJ — protein sequence MADFYDILGISKGASAAEIKKAYRKKAIEFHPDKNPGDTAAEENFKKAAEAYETLSDPQKKSRYDQLGHQAYTSGGGQGFGGGGGFGGMDMEDIFSQFGDIFGGGGGGFSGFSGFGGGGGQRRVKGKDLRIRVSLTLEEAANGVEKKVKVKRKKQAPGVSYKTCPTCKGSGQIARIQNTILGRMQTSAPCTSCGGSGQIIDSKPAGADNQGLISEEETVSIKIPAGVESDMRLKVGGKGNEAPGNGVSGDLLVDIEVKPHAELQREGNNLHYDLYVSVPEAVLGTSKEIKTVSGKVRIPIEAGIQSGKILRLRGKGMPSLNGYGTGDLLVHVNVWTPRSLSKEQKDFFESMKTDSHFEPAPEQGDKSFFEKVKDMFS from the coding sequence ATGGCAGATTTTTATGACATATTAGGCATATCAAAAGGAGCATCAGCAGCTGAAATCAAAAAGGCATATCGTAAGAAAGCCATTGAATTTCACCCTGACAAAAATCCTGGAGATACAGCTGCAGAAGAAAACTTTAAAAAAGCGGCGGAAGCTTATGAAACCTTAAGCGACCCGCAGAAAAAGTCACGTTATGATCAATTAGGTCACCAGGCTTATACCTCTGGCGGCGGTCAAGGCTTCGGCGGTGGCGGCGGATTTGGAGGAATGGATATGGAAGACATATTCAGCCAGTTCGGTGATATTTTTGGAGGTGGCGGTGGTGGCTTCTCTGGTTTTTCTGGATTCGGCGGTGGCGGTGGTCAACGTAGAGTTAAGGGAAAAGATTTACGCATACGTGTTTCTCTAACATTAGAGGAGGCAGCAAACGGCGTCGAGAAAAAAGTTAAAGTAAAGCGCAAAAAACAAGCGCCTGGAGTAAGCTACAAAACTTGTCCTACTTGTAAAGGTAGCGGTCAGATAGCTCGCATTCAGAATACTATTTTAGGACGCATGCAAACAAGCGCTCCTTGTACCAGTTGTGGTGGATCTGGACAAATAATTGATAGCAAACCAGCAGGAGCAGATAATCAAGGATTGATATCTGAAGAAGAGACGGTTTCCATAAAAATTCCAGCAGGAGTTGAAAGCGACATGCGTTTGAAAGTAGGCGGGAAAGGAAACGAAGCACCTGGCAACGGTGTCAGCGGTGACTTACTTGTAGATATAGAAGTAAAACCACATGCGGAATTACAGCGAGAAGGAAACAATTTGCATTATGACTTATATGTAAGTGTGCCTGAAGCGGTACTGGGTACATCTAAGGAAATAAAGACCGTAAGTGGAAAAGTGCGCATTCCTATAGAAGCAGGAATACAAAGTGGCAAGATCTTGCGATTGAGAGGTAAAGGGATGCCTAGTTTGAATGGATATGGAACAGGAGATCTATTAGTTCATGTAAACGTTTGGACTCCAAGGAGTTTGAGCAAGGAGCAAAAAGACTTTTTTGAAAGTATGAAAACTGATTCTCATTTTGAACCAGCACCAGAGCAAGGAGACAAGTCTTTCTTCGAGAAGGTAAAAGACATGTTTTCTTAA
- a CDS encoding mechanosensitive ion channel family protein codes for MNIDWQKIKDFFNYPIIPAGKEGDFHFDTWMLILTIFAIVIVTFLLRGIRRFFTRNMEESEKLKFQSIFKYFNYLIYLIVILVILHSYDVDLTAVLTASAAIFVGLGFALQDLFKDIIAGITILVDKSLLVNDVIEVNDKVARVFEIKLRSTRAITRDDKVLILPNHLFLSETIYNFTQNHSKTRESVHVGVAYGSDVRKVEKLLIECAKAEKSILKSPEPFVMFNNFGDSSLDFGIYFFIRDSFTDPRIKSNLRFAIDQAFRDNNITIPFPQRDVHFYQSKPIHLNNDKSGNSSNE; via the coding sequence ATGAATATTGACTGGCAAAAAATAAAAGATTTTTTTAACTATCCAATCATTCCTGCAGGGAAGGAAGGAGATTTTCACTTTGATACATGGATGCTCATCTTGACGATTTTTGCAATCGTTATTGTCACCTTCTTATTGCGTGGAATTAGACGATTCTTCACTAGAAATATGGAAGAGAGCGAAAAGCTCAAATTCCAAAGCATTTTCAAGTACTTTAATTATCTTATATATTTAATCGTCATTCTTGTGATCCTTCACAGCTACGATGTCGATTTGACAGCTGTGCTCACTGCAAGTGCCGCTATCTTTGTAGGTCTAGGTTTTGCATTGCAAGATTTATTTAAGGATATCATTGCAGGAATCACCATACTAGTAGATAAATCGCTGCTGGTAAACGATGTTATCGAGGTAAATGATAAAGTAGCACGGGTATTTGAAATTAAGCTACGCAGTACTCGGGCTATAACCAGGGATGATAAAGTCTTGATCTTACCTAATCACTTATTTTTAAGCGAGACCATTTATAATTTTACTCAGAACCATTCCAAAACACGCGAATCTGTTCATGTAGGAGTGGCATACGGGAGTGATGTGAGAAAAGTGGAAAAACTTTTGATAGAATGCGCTAAAGCAGAAAAGTCTATTTTAAAAAGCCCAGAGCCTTTTGTGATGTTCAACAACTTCGGTGACAGTAGTCTGGATTTCGGGATTTATTTTTTCATTCGAGATAGTTTTACAGATCCTAGAATAAAAAGTAATTTGAGATTTGCTATTGATCAAGCATTCCGTGATAACAATATTACTATCCCGTTCCCGCAACGCGATGTACATTTTTATCAATCTAAACCTATACATTTAAACAATGATAAATCAGGAAATTCATCTAACGAGTAA
- a CDS encoding M20/M25/M40 family metallo-hydrolase yields the protein MNRIFTLAVILGSFAFAKAQKSAAAMDSTVLRSIYNQNLTSSKSYQWLDHLSNNIGGRLSGSPQAQLAVEYTLEELKKVADTAYLQPVMVPKWTRGIPEVAYFKDAEGNNTKVNVCALGGSIATPANGIWAEVIEVDGLEDLKSLGRSKIEGKFVFYNRPMESTKIQTFESYGGCVDQRYSGAQAAAEYGAVGTIVRSMNLRMDDFPHTGAMSYGDLPMDQYIPSTAISTNDAEKLHQALQEDKNLKFYLFQDSENHGDVQSYNVIAEIKGSQFPDEVIVVGGHLDSWDLGDGSHDDGAGVVQSMQVLQTMKATNYRPKRTIRVVLFMNEENGLRGANAYAAAVATQDQKHILALESDAGGFTPRGFGFDTSPLQMQQILSWKGLFKPYLIHYFEMGGSGADVGPLKDTGAVLAGLRPDSQRYFDYHHASNDTFDAVNKRELELGAATMTSLIYLFDNYGLSKKLKK from the coding sequence ATGAATAGAATTTTTACTCTTGCAGTCATATTAGGGAGTTTCGCTTTCGCGAAAGCGCAAAAATCCGCAGCAGCCATGGACTCCACTGTATTGCGTAGCATCTATAATCAGAACCTTACTTCTTCTAAGAGCTACCAATGGTTAGATCACTTATCTAATAATATAGGAGGTAGGTTGTCTGGATCACCACAAGCACAATTAGCAGTGGAATACACCTTAGAAGAACTTAAAAAAGTTGCAGACACCGCTTACCTGCAACCAGTAATGGTTCCTAAGTGGACCAGAGGAATTCCGGAAGTAGCATATTTTAAAGATGCAGAAGGCAACAATACTAAAGTGAACGTGTGCGCTTTAGGCGGTTCCATTGCAACTCCAGCAAATGGAATTTGGGCAGAAGTTATTGAAGTAGATGGATTAGAAGATTTGAAATCATTAGGAAGATCCAAAATTGAAGGAAAGTTTGTTTTTTACAACCGCCCCATGGAATCTACTAAAATTCAAACTTTTGAATCCTATGGGGGCTGTGTAGATCAACGCTATTCTGGTGCACAAGCTGCTGCAGAATATGGAGCGGTGGGAACTATTGTAAGGTCAATGAATTTGAGAATGGATGATTTTCCACATACAGGTGCCATGAGCTATGGTGATTTGCCCATGGATCAATACATTCCATCAACAGCCATCAGCACAAACGATGCAGAGAAGCTGCATCAAGCACTTCAGGAAGACAAGAATTTAAAGTTTTATTTATTTCAAGACAGCGAGAATCACGGCGATGTTCAATCATATAATGTGATTGCAGAAATTAAGGGAAGTCAGTTTCCTGATGAGGTGATCGTGGTAGGTGGACATTTAGATTCTTGGGATTTAGGAGATGGCAGCCATGATGATGGGGCAGGAGTGGTGCAGTCCATGCAAGTTTTGCAGACCATGAAAGCAACCAATTATAGACCTAAGAGAACCATACGTGTAGTGTTGTTCATGAACGAAGAAAATGGATTAAGAGGTGCAAACGCCTATGCAGCTGCAGTGGCAACTCAAGATCAAAAGCATATTCTAGCTTTAGAAAGTGATGCTGGTGGCTTCACGCCTAGAGGTTTTGGTTTTGATACTTCTCCTCTGCAAATGCAACAGATTTTATCATGGAAAGGTCTATTCAAACCATACCTAATTCACTATTTTGAAATGGGCGGTAGCGGTGCTGACGTTGGCCCATTGAAAGATACAGGGGCAGTGCTTGCAGGATTGCGTCCAGACTCGCAACGTTATTTTGATTACCACCATGCATCAAATGATACATTTGACGCAGTGAATAAAAGAGAACTGGAATTAGGAGCTGCAACGATGACTTCATTGATATATTTATTCGATAACTACGGTCTCAGTAAAAAACTCAAGAAGTAA
- a CDS encoding PPK2 family polyphosphate kinase — protein MNLENYRATADKKLESYSTKLEQTLEKKAAKKALKKSRRTLAEFQERLYADDKYAVLVCFQGMDTSGKDSLIREVFKDFNVRGVEQHSFKVPTELELSYGYLWRHYIALPRKGAFGIFNRTHYENVLVTRVHPEYLMNENLPGIDSVDDVDQDFWNMRYEQINNFEKELTQNGTIIFKFFLNLSKEEQKNRLLRRLNLPEKNWKFSAGDLAERELWDKYMNAYEQAIQNTSTENAPWYVIPADDKPIARYMVSEILVNHLEPRKDIQFPTLDEKTAGRLEEFKNKLSHE, from the coding sequence ATGAATTTAGAAAATTACCGTGCCACAGCAGACAAAAAACTAGAGAGTTATTCTACCAAACTAGAACAAACGCTAGAAAAGAAAGCGGCAAAGAAAGCCCTTAAAAAGTCTCGAAGAACCTTGGCTGAATTTCAAGAACGACTTTATGCTGACGATAAGTATGCAGTTCTAGTATGTTTTCAGGGCATGGATACTTCTGGCAAGGATAGTTTGATACGTGAGGTTTTTAAGGATTTCAATGTACGTGGTGTAGAACAACACAGCTTTAAAGTCCCAACCGAGTTAGAACTATCGTACGGTTATTTATGGCGTCATTATATAGCTTTACCTAGAAAAGGGGCATTCGGTATATTTAATCGAACACATTACGAAAATGTATTAGTCACTAGAGTCCATCCAGAGTATTTGATGAACGAGAATTTGCCGGGAATTGATAGCGTTGATGATGTGGATCAGGATTTTTGGAACATGCGCTATGAACAAATCAATAATTTTGAGAAAGAACTGACTCAAAACGGAACCATCATTTTCAAATTCTTCCTCAATTTGAGCAAGGAAGAACAAAAGAACCGCCTATTGAGACGATTGAATTTGCCAGAAAAGAATTGGAAATTCTCAGCAGGTGATCTTGCAGAACGTGAACTCTGGGACAAGTACATGAACGCCTACGAACAAGCCATTCAAAACACAAGTACTGAAAATGCCCCATGGTATGTAATCCCAGCAGACGATAAACCTATAGCTAGGTATATGGTGAGTGAAATACTAGTAAATCACTTAGAGCCTAGAAAAGACATCCAGTTCCCAACCCTTGATGAGAAAACGGCTGGTCGTCTGGAAGAATTTAAAAACAAATTATCTCATGAATAG
- a CDS encoding MATE family efflux transporter has product MILSQYTAEFKRNLTIALPIMAGQVAHLLVALADNIMVGKLGAAQLAAVSLGNTFIFIALSVGMGLSFAITPLVAEADGRKNLEVARASFHNGFIMCAVSGVLLVLMLFLAEPLLYAMDQPIEVVQLAIPYMRIVGISLIPLMLFQAMKQFSDGLSLTRNAMIATLIANIINVGLNYLLIYGTFGFPRLEVAGAAYGTLISRVLMVIFLYFILKNSDQTKMYFVKFSRLSWEYMKSLLNLGLPTALQMLFEVSLFTSAIFLSGVLGTEHQAANQIALNLSAITFMVGVGLSVTATIRVGNHLAPDRKPDLIRIARSIFLMAIIIDVFFALLFYFGRNMLPELYIDDPYVIELASGLLLIAALFQISDGLQVVVLGALRGLQDVWVPSLICFVAYTMIGFPISYYSSLHSDYGINGIWLGLLAGLSVSAIMMYLRFRYLSRLPA; this is encoded by the coding sequence ATGATTCTTTCTCAATATACAGCCGAGTTCAAACGCAATTTAACCATAGCCTTGCCTATAATGGCAGGTCAGGTCGCACATTTGTTAGTTGCCTTGGCAGATAATATAATGGTAGGAAAGTTGGGAGCTGCCCAGCTAGCTGCGGTATCCTTAGGAAACACCTTTATTTTCATCGCTCTATCAGTAGGCATGGGTTTGTCCTTTGCCATAACTCCATTGGTGGCAGAAGCCGACGGTCGCAAGAACCTAGAAGTTGCAAGAGCTTCATTCCATAATGGTTTTATCATGTGTGCTGTTAGTGGTGTACTCTTGGTTCTGATGCTATTTCTAGCAGAGCCACTACTGTACGCCATGGATCAGCCTATAGAGGTGGTGCAGCTAGCTATTCCATACATGCGTATCGTAGGGATTTCATTAATTCCATTGATGTTATTTCAAGCAATGAAGCAATTTTCTGATGGTTTATCGCTTACTCGAAATGCAATGATCGCCACACTTATTGCAAATATCATCAATGTGGGACTGAATTATCTTTTGATTTATGGAACATTCGGTTTTCCAAGATTAGAGGTGGCGGGAGCAGCTTATGGCACCCTGATCTCAAGAGTACTTATGGTGATCTTCCTTTATTTCATTTTGAAGAATAGCGATCAGACCAAAATGTATTTTGTGAAGTTTAGTAGACTTTCATGGGAGTATATGAAGTCCCTATTAAACTTAGGATTACCTACAGCATTACAAATGCTATTTGAAGTATCCTTATTTACCTCGGCAATTTTCCTTTCAGGTGTTTTAGGAACAGAGCATCAAGCGGCAAATCAAATTGCATTGAACTTGTCGGCAATAACCTTCATGGTAGGGGTAGGTCTTAGTGTAACTGCTACCATTCGAGTTGGTAACCATCTTGCTCCTGATCGCAAGCCTGATTTAATTAGAATTGCAAGATCCATATTTTTAATGGCTATAATAATAGATGTGTTCTTTGCTTTGTTATTCTATTTTGGTAGGAACATGTTACCTGAACTATATATAGATGATCCATATGTAATAGAACTAGCATCAGGCTTATTGTTAATTGCCGCATTATTTCAAATCAGTGATGGGTTGCAAGTAGTAGTCTTGGGTGCGTTGAGAGGTCTACAAGATGTTTGGGTCCCTAGTTTAATCTGTTTTGTGGCCTATACGATGATAGGTTTTCCTATTTCTTATTATTCGAGCTTACATTCTGATTATGGAATCAATGGTATTTGGTTAGGACTTCTTGCTGGGTTATCAGTTTCTGCAATTATGATGTATTTGAGATTTAGATACCTTTCTAGACTTCCAGCATAG
- a CDS encoding nucleotide exchange factor GrpE: protein MAKKNKNEVEEPLEEQAGSQDQEQVQEEETQDERTVEEILAEDVQKEKDRFLRLFAEFENYKRRTAKERIELFKTAGEGVLKDMIPVLDDFDRAMVEIGKSEDKDLADGVILIHNKLRNTLMSKGLTLMELNAGEPFNADEHEAVTQIPAPSDDMKGKIIDVIEKGYKLGDKIVRFPKVVIGQ from the coding sequence ATGGCAAAGAAGAATAAGAATGAAGTAGAAGAGCCTCTGGAAGAACAGGCTGGTTCTCAGGATCAGGAACAAGTTCAGGAAGAAGAAACTCAAGACGAGCGCACGGTAGAAGAAATACTGGCGGAGGATGTACAGAAAGAGAAAGACCGGTTTTTACGTCTGTTTGCAGAGTTTGAGAATTACAAACGACGCACAGCCAAGGAACGCATCGAGCTTTTCAAAACAGCAGGTGAAGGAGTATTGAAAGATATGATTCCCGTACTTGATGATTTTGATCGTGCGATGGTGGAGATAGGAAAGTCTGAAGATAAGGATCTAGCGGACGGTGTGATTTTGATTCATAACAAGCTTAGGAATACATTAATGTCTAAAGGTCTTACTTTAATGGAACTGAATGCTGGGGAACCTTTTAATGCAGACGAGCATGAAGCAGTTACTCAAATTCCTGCCCCAAGCGATGACATGAAAGGCAAGATTATCGACGTGATTGAAAAAGGATATAAACTGGGCGACAAGATTGTACGTTTCCCAAAAGTGGTGATAGGACAATAG
- a CDS encoding ABC transporter permease, with protein MDKLWLIIKREYINKVRNRTFVIMTFVSPLIFIGVILLIGWLTSVNNSDVKRVTILDDTTQGYDLLFEETDDYQYNKLENVTLDNALAMSGKNDDYGLVHITQNEDGQVQVMMYSDDSPSLSYITSIEERISKKATEDNLIEQGVDLNTLESSRVDTTVALQTYSGVVNSKASSWVKIALGGASGYLLMMFIIIYGNMVMRSVIEEKTNRIIEIIVSSVKPIYLMLGKITGTSLAGITQFAIWVILGFVLIVAGSAIFGVEAFQNPANQDMVAQAQNTDEMQLILNDIMQLPLATMISCFFIYFIGGYFLYAAIYTAIGAAVDSETDTQQFMLPVILPLILSIYVGFFSVIDNPNGTIAVIFSYIPLTSPIVMLMRIPFGEVTWWQLGLSILILYCSIILVAYLAAKIYRIGILMYGKKTNWKDLYKWLKY; from the coding sequence ATGGATAAGCTGTGGTTGATTATCAAGAGAGAATACATTAACAAAGTGCGCAACCGCACCTTTGTGATTATGACCTTTGTCAGTCCTCTGATATTCATTGGAGTTATACTACTCATAGGTTGGCTTACCAGCGTCAATAACAGCGATGTGAAACGGGTCACCATTCTAGATGATACTACTCAAGGTTATGACCTGTTGTTTGAAGAGACGGACGATTACCAATACAATAAGCTGGAAAATGTCACTTTAGATAATGCCCTTGCGATGAGTGGTAAGAATGATGATTATGGTCTGGTTCATATTACTCAAAATGAAGATGGGCAGGTGCAAGTAATGATGTACAGCGATGACTCACCTTCCTTGTCCTATATAACTTCTATTGAGGAGCGTATTTCTAAAAAAGCAACGGAAGACAACCTGATTGAGCAAGGGGTGGATTTGAACACCTTAGAAAGTTCAAGAGTTGACACCACAGTTGCTTTACAGACCTATTCTGGTGTTGTAAACAGTAAAGCATCGAGTTGGGTTAAAATTGCCCTAGGTGGTGCATCTGGTTATTTATTGATGATGTTTATTATCATTTATGGTAATATGGTAATGCGATCTGTCATTGAGGAAAAGACGAATCGGATCATTGAAATCATAGTGAGTTCCGTTAAGCCTATATATTTAATGCTAGGTAAGATTACAGGGACATCACTAGCTGGGATCACTCAATTTGCAATTTGGGTCATTCTAGGCTTTGTTTTAATTGTTGCGGGTTCGGCAATTTTTGGTGTGGAAGCCTTTCAAAATCCGGCAAATCAGGATATGGTTGCTCAAGCGCAGAATACAGACGAGATGCAATTGATTTTGAATGATATCATGCAGCTGCCATTGGCCACCATGATCAGTTGTTTCTTTATTTATTTCATAGGGGGTTATTTTTTGTATGCGGCCATCTATACAGCAATAGGTGCAGCAGTTGATAGCGAGACTGACACACAGCAGTTCATGCTGCCTGTCATCTTACCATTAATCCTTTCTATATATGTGGGGTTCTTCAGTGTGATTGATAATCCTAATGGAACAATAGCAGTCATTTTCTCATACATACCATTGACATCGCCCATTGTAATGTTGATGCGCATACCATTTGGTGAAGTGACTTGGTGGCAACTTGGTTTAAGCATCTTGATTCTGTATTGTTCTATCATTTTAGTAGCATATCTCGCAGCAAAAATTTACCGGATAGGAATTTTGATGTACGGGAAGAAAACCAACTGGAAGGATCTCTATAAATGGCTTAAGTACTAA
- a CDS encoding sigma-54-dependent transcriptional regulator: MATILIIEDESAIRRVLVKILTEENKDYSVTEATDGLQGTELVKDNDYDLVLCDIKMPKMDGVEVLTAIKKIKPEIPVVMISGHGDLDTAVNTMRLGAFDYISKPPDLNRLLNTVRNALDRKTLVVENKRLKKKVSKNYEMVGKSELIVIIKNIIEKVAPTEARVLITGENGTGKELVAHWLHEKSNRANGPFIEVNCAAIPGELIESELFGHVKGSFTGANKDRAGKFEAANGGTIFLDEIGDMSLNAQAKVLRALQENKIQRVGSDKDIKVDVRILAATNKNLKKEIEENNFREDLYHRLAVILLNVPSLNERREDIPLLANFFAEKIASEQGTATKSFEDEAIKLLQEYDWTGNIRELRNVVERLIILGGKEISEKDVKLFASK; the protein is encoded by the coding sequence ATGGCTACTATTTTAATTATTGAAGACGAATCCGCTATACGCAGAGTTCTGGTCAAAATCCTCACAGAGGAAAATAAAGACTATAGTGTCACTGAAGCTACAGATGGTCTTCAAGGAACTGAGTTAGTCAAAGACAATGATTATGATCTGGTACTTTGTGATATTAAGATGCCAAAAATGGATGGCGTTGAGGTCTTAACAGCCATCAAAAAAATCAAACCAGAGATACCAGTTGTCATGATATCAGGACATGGTGACTTAGATACTGCTGTGAACACCATGCGACTGGGTGCTTTTGATTACATATCTAAGCCACCAGATTTGAATCGTTTGCTTAATACAGTGCGCAACGCCCTCGATCGCAAAACACTAGTGGTAGAAAACAAACGCCTTAAGAAAAAGGTGAGTAAGAATTATGAGATGGTGGGTAAAAGCGAACTTATCGTCATCATAAAAAATATCATTGAAAAAGTAGCGCCTACCGAAGCTCGCGTCTTGATTACTGGAGAAAACGGAACTGGGAAAGAGCTTGTTGCTCACTGGCTGCATGAAAAAAGCAACCGTGCTAACGGCCCTTTTATTGAGGTAAACTGTGCGGCGATTCCGGGAGAACTTATAGAAAGCGAATTATTCGGTCACGTAAAGGGTAGTTTTACTGGAGCAAATAAGGATCGGGCAGGTAAATTTGAAGCGGCAAATGGAGGGACAATATTTCTGGATGAAATAGGAGACATGAGCTTAAATGCTCAAGCTAAAGTGCTGCGAGCGCTTCAAGAAAATAAAATACAGCGCGTAGGAAGCGATAAAGACATAAAAGTAGATGTACGGATTCTCGCTGCGACAAATAAAAACCTGAAAAAAGAAATTGAGGAAAATAATTTTAGAGAGGACCTCTACCACAGGCTAGCGGTAATCCTATTAAACGTTCCATCCTTAAATGAACGTCGAGAGGATATTCCACTATTGGCTAATTTCTTTGCAGAAAAGATAGCTTCTGAACAAGGAACAGCCACTAAGAGTTTTGAAGACGAAGCCATTAAATTGCTTCAAGAATATGACTGGACAGGAAACATCAGAGAACTGCGCAATGTCGTAGAACGATTAATCATCTTAGGAGGTAAAGAAATCAGTGAAAAAGATGTGAAGTTATTTGCTAGTAAATAG